The genomic region GCCAGCTCGGTGACCGACGCGGGACCCTCGGCGAGCGCCTCGACCATCGTGCGTCGGCTGTCATCCGCCAGCGCCAGGAGTACGGCTTCCACGGTCCCTAGCGTACCCGCTTTGTTACGTAACCGCTAGGGTACGTTGGATGTTCACCCGAGAACCCAGACGCAGACAACGAGGCCTCCGGGCAGACGAGACGGACGAGCCCGCCGGCATGCGCGTGCATGTCGCGTGGGCTCGTCCGTCTCGGGGTCTCGCGCTCAGCGCGCCGCGAGGTCCTCCAGCACGAAGCGCGCACCCTGCTCGCCGATCAGCACGGCGGGAGCGTTCGTGTTGCCGGTGGTGATGCGCGGCATGATCGAGGCGTCCGCTACGCGAAGCCCGGCCACGCCGTACACCCGAAGCCGCGGGTCGACGACGGCACCGGCATCCACGCCCATGCGACACGTGCCGACCTGGTGGTGATAGGTGACGACGGTGCGCCGCACGTACTCCTCAACGTCGTCGTCGGACACCCCCGCCCCCGGGTACACCTCGACAGCGCCCCACTCCTCGGCGAGCGCCGGCTGCGCGCCGATGCGCCGGCACTGCCGCACGGAGGCCGCGAGCGACGCCACGTCTTCGGGCTCGGTGAGCGCCTGCAGGTCGACGTTCAGCGGGTCGTCGAGGCCGGGCCCGGTGAGCGTGAGCTCGCCCCGGCTCGCCGGCCGCACGATGCCCGCCATCAGCGAGAACCCGTCGTCGCCGGCCGGCTCCAGATCTTCGCCGTACATCGGCACGGAGAAGTTGATCGGCTGCGTGTCCGGCTCCTCCTGCTCGGGCGTCGACCGCCAGAACAGGTGCGTCTGCGTCACCGAGACGCCAGGGGTCGGCGCCCCGACCGGCTTCGCCTCGGTGCGGAAGATCACCGGCGACAACAGGTGATCGTGCAGGTTCTTGCCCACGCCCGGCGCATCCACCACCACGCCGACACCGACCGCATCGAGCTCCTGCGCGGGGCCGATGCCCGACCGCAGCAGGATCGCCGGCGAGCCGAGCGCACCTGCCGCGAGCACCACCTCGTCGGCACGCACCTCGCGCAGCTCGCCGTCCGCCCGGTACCGCACGCCGACGGCGCGGCCGTCTTCGACGATCACCGAGTGCACGTCGCATCCGGTGCGCAGGTCGACGCTGTCGCGCACCGGCTTGAGGTACGCCGTCCACGTGTTCACGCGGTGGCCGTCGACGAGCGTCACCTGCTCCTGCGCGATGCCGTCGAGGCGATCTCCGTTGTAGTCCGGGTTGACCTCGAGCCCCTCCTGCACGGCGGCCTGCACGATGGATGCCTGAATCGGCTCGAGCGGGTACGCATCCGTCACGGGCAGCAACCCCTCGAACCCGTGCAGCTCGTCTGCGCCGGGCAGGGTGGATGCCCCGCCCGAGAACGCCTCGATGTCGCGGTACACGGGCAGTACGTCGTTCCACGCCCAGCCCTCGTTGCCGAGCGACGCCCAGTGGTCGTAGTCGCTGTGCGCGCCGCGCACCCAGATCATCGCGTTCAGCGCGTGCGAACCGCCCAGCACCTTGCCGCGCGGCAGGTGCAGCCGGCGCCCGGCCGCGTGCTCCTGCGGCACCGTGCGGAAGTCCCAGTCCTCCGCGCTGTGCCACAGCTCGCCGGCGCGGCTCGGGTCGTCGATCGCCGGGTTCGTGTCCTCGCCACCTGCCTCCAGCAGCGTCACCGCGACGCCCGCGTCGACCAGCCTGCGGGCGATGACGGCGCCGGCCGATCCCCCGCCGACGACGATGACCGTCGGCGTCGTGTTCTCGCCCATCGCCGGCTCAGCCGCTGATGACCTGCGTGGCGGCCACGGACTTGAGCCCCGCGACGCCGAACTCGAGACCGTAGCCCGACGACTTCACGCCGCCGAACGGCACCTGCGGGTGCAGGCCGCCGTGCGAGTTGATCCACACCGTTCCGGACTGAATGCGCGAGGCCACCCTGCGCGCCTCGTCCGGGTCACCCCAGACCGAGCCGCCGAGGCCCGCCTCCAGGCGGTTCGCGTTGGCGACGGCGTCGTCCACGTCGCTGTACCTGATGATCGGCAGTGCGGGGCCGAACTGTTCCTCGTCCACGATCGCCATGCCGTCGGTGGCGTCGGCCACCAGCGTGATCGGGTAGAACAGCTCGCCGAGATCGGTGGCGGGAGCGCCGCCGGTGACGATGCGGGCGCCGTTGGCGCGGGCATCCTCGACGAGACGGTTCACGATGTCGAACTGCTGCTTGTTCTGCAGCGGGCCGAGCACGTTGTCTTCGCTCAGGCCGTTGCCCATCGGGGTCTGCTGCGCGATCACGGCGAGGGAGTCGACGACAGCGTCGTAGATGGAGTCGTGCACGTAGAGACGCTTGAGCGCAGCGCAGGTCTGGCCGGTGTTGATGAACGCACCCCAGAACAGGTCTTGCGCGATGGCCTGCGGGTCGCTGCCCGGCAGCACGATGCCCGCGTCGTTGCCGCCGAGCTCGAGCGTGAGGCGGGCGATGTTGCCGGCCGAGCTCTCGATGATCTTGCGTCCGGTGGCCGTCGACCCGGTGAACATCACCTTGTCGATGTCGGGGTGCGAGGCCAGCCTGGCACCCACCTCGCGGTCGCCGGAGACGCCGATGAGCACGTCGGCGGGAAGCGCCTCGTTCATCACCGAGATCATGGCGAGCACACTGAGCGGCGTGTACTCGCTCGGTTTGACGACCACCGTGTTGCCCATGCGCAGGCTCGGCCCGATCTGCCAGATGGCGATCATCAGCGGCCAGTTCCACGGGCCGATCGCGCCGACGACGCCGAGGGCGCGGTAGTGCAGCTCGGCGTGCGTCTCGCCGTCGTCGACGAGCACCTCCGGCTCCAGCACCGTCGTCGCCGCGCTGCGCAGCCATCCGGAGCAGGCACCGAGCTCGAAGCGGGCGTTCGGCCCGTTGAGCGGCTTCCCCTGCTCGCGGGAGAGGATGCGCGCGAGCGTCTCCGCGTTCGCGTCGAGGGCATCCGCCGCCTTCAGCATCAGCTCGCTGCGCTTCTCATGTCCGAGCGCCTCCCACGCCGGTTGGGCGGCCTTCGCCCTGGCGATGGCGCCATCGAGGTCGGCGACGGTCTGCACGGGGGCACGACCGAGCACCTCTCGGGTGGCCGCGTCGGGGATCTCCCGCCCCTGGCCCTCTGGCGCCTGAACGCGGTCGAGCAGTGCGATCTCCTCGACGGTGGGTGCGGAATCGGACATCGGTGTCTCCTTCGTGACGAGGAATCGTGACGATCGTGCGCGCGGCGGTGCGCGGTCTCGTGAGACATTGTGCATCGGCGTGCCACCCGCACGGTTGACCAGGACGGCTCCGCGCATGACCGAGCGCGTACAGTCTGGCCGGGTCGCTTCTGCCGACCCGACAAGCGGCTCTGCCCCGGCCGGGAGCGAGTCGTTCCCGGCCGGGGGGTCGGCCTACTCGGCGGGCAGCGCCGCCACGACGTCGATCTCCACGAGGATGCCCGCCAGCTGCGAGCCCACCGTGGTGCGCACGGGATACGGCTCGGCGAAGAACTCCCTGTAGGCCTCGTTGAACTCGGCGAAGTCGGCCAGGTCGGCGAGATGCACAGTGCTCTTCACGCAGTCGTTCAGCGTGAGCCCCCGGTCGGCGAGCACGGCGCTCACGTTGCGCAGCACCTGGCGGGTCTGCTCGGCGACGCCCTCGGCGATCGCGTTGTCGTTGGCGGGGTCCTGCGGGCCGAAGCCCGCGGTGTAGAGGAATCCGTTGGCGACGATGCCCTGGCTGTACGGGCCGGCGGGCTGCGGAGCGCTGCTCGTGCGGATGGCGGTCTTGCTCATGGTGTTTCCCTTCGTGGTGGTGGTGTCACTCGCGTGTGGTCGGTGGAGACGTTGTGATGTGGGCGGTCGGTCATGGCGGAGCCGGGTGCGGCGGGGCCGGTCAGCCGAGCTCGCGCGCGATCACCGCTGCGCTGCGCGTGAGCAACGGGATGCGCGTCGCCAGCTGATCGAGGTCGTGCACGACCCGCAGCGAGGTCACCGACAGAGCACCGACGACTCCGGCGGGGGTCGTGATCGGCACGGCGATGCAGTTCACGATCTCCTCGAACTCGCCGTCGTCGGCCGCCCAGCCGCGGCGGGCGACGGCATCCAGTTCCGCGTCGAGCATGGCGCGTGAGGTGATGCTGCGGCTCGTGTACGGCGCCCAGGTCACGCCGGCGAGCAGGTCATCCCTGCGCGTCTCGTCGAGTCCGGACAAGATCACCTTGCCCAGCGCGCTGCACTGGGGCCGCACCGGTGATCCGACCCTGGAGTACATGCGCACCCCGCCGGAGTCCTCCACCTTGTCGACATAGACGATCTCCTCGCCGACGAGCGCCGCCAGGTGCACGGTGTCGCCGATCTCGCGCTGCAGCCGCAGCACGGTCGGGTGCGCGGCCTCGCGCAGGTCGATGCGCTCCAACGCCGAGGCGCCCAGCACCGCGAGCCGGAAGCCCGGCGAGTAGGTTCCGTCGTGCCGCCGTCTGGCGAACCCGACCTCTTCGAGCGACTGCAGCTCGCGGAACATCGTCGAGCGGTGCAACTCGAACTCCCCTGCCAGCTGGGCGACGGTCTTCGGTTCGGCCGCGATCGAGTCGAGGATGTCCGCAGCCCGCTTCACACTGTTCGTCACCTCGCAGCCCCCTCGCGGTTCGCCGCGCGCTCGCGCCGCAGCCCTCGACCTGGCAGCGGGCCGCGCGCCGGCTCTCCACCGGCAGCTTCTCCACGGGCCAGTTCCCCACCGGCGAGCACCTGCACGCCGGCCACGAGCACGTCATCGATGCCGACGGCCTCGCGCAGCGGCTCGTCGTAGGTCGCCCGGTCGGCAACGGCATCCGGGTCCACCACG from Humibacter ginsenosidimutans harbors:
- a CDS encoding GMC family oxidoreductase; translation: MGENTTPTVIVVGGGSAGAVIARRLVDAGVAVTLLEAGGEDTNPAIDDPSRAGELWHSAEDWDFRTVPQEHAAGRRLHLPRGKVLGGSHALNAMIWVRGAHSDYDHWASLGNEGWAWNDVLPVYRDIEAFSGGASTLPGADELHGFEGLLPVTDAYPLEPIQASIVQAAVQEGLEVNPDYNGDRLDGIAQEQVTLVDGHRVNTWTAYLKPVRDSVDLRTGCDVHSVIVEDGRAVGVRYRADGELREVRADEVVLAAGALGSPAILLRSGIGPAQELDAVGVGVVVDAPGVGKNLHDHLLSPVIFRTEAKPVGAPTPGVSVTQTHLFWRSTPEQEEPDTQPINFSVPMYGEDLEPAGDDGFSLMAGIVRPASRGELTLTGPGLDDPLNVDLQALTEPEDVASLAASVRQCRRIGAQPALAEEWGAVEVYPGAGVSDDDVEEYVRRTVVTYHHQVGTCRMGVDAGAVVDPRLRVYGVAGLRVADASIMPRITTGNTNAPAVLIGEQGARFVLEDLAAR
- a CDS encoding aldehyde dehydrogenase family protein, with protein sequence MSDSAPTVEEIALLDRVQAPEGQGREIPDAATREVLGRAPVQTVADLDGAIARAKAAQPAWEALGHEKRSELMLKAADALDANAETLARILSREQGKPLNGPNARFELGACSGWLRSAATTVLEPEVLVDDGETHAELHYRALGVVGAIGPWNWPLMIAIWQIGPSLRMGNTVVVKPSEYTPLSVLAMISVMNEALPADVLIGVSGDREVGARLASHPDIDKVMFTGSTATGRKIIESSAGNIARLTLELGGNDAGIVLPGSDPQAIAQDLFWGAFINTGQTCAALKRLYVHDSIYDAVVDSLAVIAQQTPMGNGLSEDNVLGPLQNKQQFDIVNRLVEDARANGARIVTGGAPATDLGELFYPITLVADATDGMAIVDEEQFGPALPIIRYSDVDDAVANANRLEAGLGGSVWGDPDEARRVASRIQSGTVWINSHGGLHPQVPFGGVKSSGYGLEFGVAGLKSVAATQVISG
- a CDS encoding RidA family protein; translated protein: MSKTAIRTSSAPQPAGPYSQGIVANGFLYTAGFGPQDPANDNAIAEGVAEQTRQVLRNVSAVLADRGLTLNDCVKSTVHLADLADFAEFNEAYREFFAEPYPVRTTVGSQLAGILVEIDVVAALPAE
- a CDS encoding IclR family transcriptional regulator, giving the protein MTNSVKRAADILDSIAAEPKTVAQLAGEFELHRSTMFRELQSLEEVGFARRRHDGTYSPGFRLAVLGASALERIDLREAAHPTVLRLQREIGDTVHLAALVGEEIVYVDKVEDSGGVRMYSRVGSPVRPQCSALGKVILSGLDETRRDDLLAGVTWAPYTSRSITSRAMLDAELDAVARRGWAADDGEFEEIVNCIAVPITTPAGVVGALSVTSLRVVHDLDQLATRIPLLTRSAAVIARELG